A section of the Halichoerus grypus chromosome 11, mHalGry1.hap1.1, whole genome shotgun sequence genome encodes:
- the BACE1 gene encoding beta-secretase 1 isoform X2: MAPALPWLLLWMGSGLLPAHCTQPGIRLPLRSGLGAPPLGLRLPRETVEEPEEPGRRGSFVEMVDNLRGKSGQGYYVEMTVGSPPQTLNILVDTGSSNFAVGAAPHPFLHRYYQRQLSSTYRDLRKGVYVPYTQGKWEGELGTDLVSIPHGPNVTVRANIAAITESDKFFINGSNWEGILGLAYAEIARPDDSLEPFFDSLVKQTHVPNLFSLQLCGAGFPLNQSEVLASVGGSMIIGGIDHSLYTGSLWYTPIRREWYYEVIIVRVEINGQDLKMDCKEYNYDKSIVDSGTTNLRLPKKVFEAAVKSIKAASSTEKFPDGFWLGEQLVCWQAGTTPWNIFPVISLYLMGEVTNQSFRITILPQQYLRPVEDVATSQDDCYKFAISQSSTGTVMGAVIMEGFYVVFDRARKRIGFAVSACHESTPEKRLSHLYSLH; encoded by the exons ATGGCCCCAGCACTGCCCTGGCTCCTGCTGTGGATGGGCTCGGGACTGCTGCCTGCCCACTGCACCCAGCCTGGCATCCGGCTGCCCCTGCGAAGCGGGCTGGGGGCGCCCCCCCTGGGGCTGCGGCTGCCCCGGGAGACCGTGGAGGAGCCGGAGGAGCCCGGCCGGAGGGGCAGCTTTGTGGAGATGGTGGACAACCTGAGGGGCAAGTCCGGTCAGGGCTACTACGTGGAGATGACCGTGGGCAGCCCCCCGCAGACG CTCAACATCCTGGTGGACACAGGCAGCAGTAACTTCGCAGTgggggctgccccccaccccttcctacATCGCTACTACCAGAGGCAGCT GTCCAGCACATACCGGGACCTCCGGAAGGGCGTCTATGTGCCCTACACCCAGGGCAAGTGGGAGGGGGAGCTGGGCACCGACCTGGTGAGCATCCCCCATGGCCCCAACGTCACTGTGCGCGCCAACATCGCTGCCATCACTGAATCAGACAAGTTCTTCATCAATGGCTCCAACTGGGAGGGCATCCTGGGGCTGGCCTATGCTGAGATCGCCAGG CCCGATGACTCCCTGGAGCCATTCTTTGACTCCCTGGTAAAGCAGACCCACGTTCCCAACCTCTTCTCCCTGCAGCTCTGTGGTGCTGGGTTCCCCCTCAACCAGTCGGAAGTGCTGGCCTCAGTTGGAGGGAGCATG ATCATCGGAGGTATCGACCACTCACTGTACACGGGCAGCCTCTGGTACACACCCATCCGGCGGGAGTGGTACTACGAGGTCATCATTGTGCGGGTGGAGATCAACGGGCAGGACCTGAAAATGGACTGCAAGGAG TACAACTACGACAAGAGCATCGTGGACAGTGGCACCACCAATCTTCGTTTGCCCAAGAAAGTGTTTGAAGCTGCTGTCAAATCCATCAAGGCAGCCTCCTCG ACGGAGAAGTTTCCGGACGGGTTCTGGCTGGGGGAGCAGCTGGTATGCTGGCAGGCAGGCACCACCCCTTGGAACATTTTCCCGGTCATCTCCCTCTACCTAATGGGCGAGGTCACCAATCAGTCCTTCCGCATCACCATCCTTCCACAG CAATACCTGCGGCCAGTGGAAGACGTGGCCACGTCCCAAGACGACTGCTACAAGTTCGCCATCTCACAGTCCTCCACGGGCACCGTGATGGGAGCTGTGATCATGGAGGGCTTCTACGTCGTCTTTGATCGGGCCCGAAAACGAATTGGCTTTGCCGTCAGTGCCTGTCATG
- the BACE1 gene encoding beta-secretase 1 isoform X3, whose product MAPALPWLLLWMGSGLLPAHCTQPGIRLPLRSGLGAPPLGLRLPRETVEEPEEPGRRGSFVEMVDNLRGKSGQGYYVEMTVGSPPQTLNILVDTGSSNFAVGAAPHPFLHRYYQRQLSSTYRDLRKGVYVPYTQGKWEGELGTDLVSIPHGPNVTVRANIAAITESDKFFINGSNWEGILGLAYAEIARPDDSLEPFFDSLVKQTHVPNLFSLQLCGAGFPLNQSEVLASVGGSMIIGGIDHSLYTGSLWYTPIRREWYYEVIIVRVEINGQDLKMDCKEYNYDKSIVDSGTTNLRLPKKVFEAAVKSIKAASSTEKFPDGFWLGEQLVCWQAGTTPWNIFPVISLYLMGEVTNQSFRITILPQQYLRPVEDVATSQDDCYKFAISQSSTGTVMGAVIMEGFYVVFDRARKRIGFAVSACHDL is encoded by the exons ATGGCCCCAGCACTGCCCTGGCTCCTGCTGTGGATGGGCTCGGGACTGCTGCCTGCCCACTGCACCCAGCCTGGCATCCGGCTGCCCCTGCGAAGCGGGCTGGGGGCGCCCCCCCTGGGGCTGCGGCTGCCCCGGGAGACCGTGGAGGAGCCGGAGGAGCCCGGCCGGAGGGGCAGCTTTGTGGAGATGGTGGACAACCTGAGGGGCAAGTCCGGTCAGGGCTACTACGTGGAGATGACCGTGGGCAGCCCCCCGCAGACG CTCAACATCCTGGTGGACACAGGCAGCAGTAACTTCGCAGTgggggctgccccccaccccttcctacATCGCTACTACCAGAGGCAGCT GTCCAGCACATACCGGGACCTCCGGAAGGGCGTCTATGTGCCCTACACCCAGGGCAAGTGGGAGGGGGAGCTGGGCACCGACCTGGTGAGCATCCCCCATGGCCCCAACGTCACTGTGCGCGCCAACATCGCTGCCATCACTGAATCAGACAAGTTCTTCATCAATGGCTCCAACTGGGAGGGCATCCTGGGGCTGGCCTATGCTGAGATCGCCAGG CCCGATGACTCCCTGGAGCCATTCTTTGACTCCCTGGTAAAGCAGACCCACGTTCCCAACCTCTTCTCCCTGCAGCTCTGTGGTGCTGGGTTCCCCCTCAACCAGTCGGAAGTGCTGGCCTCAGTTGGAGGGAGCATG ATCATCGGAGGTATCGACCACTCACTGTACACGGGCAGCCTCTGGTACACACCCATCCGGCGGGAGTGGTACTACGAGGTCATCATTGTGCGGGTGGAGATCAACGGGCAGGACCTGAAAATGGACTGCAAGGAG TACAACTACGACAAGAGCATCGTGGACAGTGGCACCACCAATCTTCGTTTGCCCAAGAAAGTGTTTGAAGCTGCTGTCAAATCCATCAAGGCAGCCTCCTCG ACGGAGAAGTTTCCGGACGGGTTCTGGCTGGGGGAGCAGCTGGTATGCTGGCAGGCAGGCACCACCCCTTGGAACATTTTCCCGGTCATCTCCCTCTACCTAATGGGCGAGGTCACCAATCAGTCCTTCCGCATCACCATCCTTCCACAG CAATACCTGCGGCCAGTGGAAGACGTGGCCACGTCCCAAGACGACTGCTACAAGTTCGCCATCTCACAGTCCTCCACGGGCACCGTGATGGGAGCTGTGATCATGGAGGGCTTCTACGTCGTCTTTGATCGGGCCCGAAAACGAATTGGCTTTGCCGTCAGTGCCTGTCATG
- the BACE1 gene encoding beta-secretase 1 isoform X1: MAPALPWLLLWMGSGLLPAHCTQPGIRLPLRSGLGAPPLGLRLPRETVEEPEEPGRRGSFVEMVDNLRGKSGQGYYVEMTVGSPPQTLNILVDTGSSNFAVGAAPHPFLHRYYQRQLSSTYRDLRKGVYVPYTQGKWEGELGTDLVSIPHGPNVTVRANIAAITESDKFFINGSNWEGILGLAYAEIARPDDSLEPFFDSLVKQTHVPNLFSLQLCGAGFPLNQSEVLASVGGSMIIGGIDHSLYTGSLWYTPIRREWYYEVIIVRVEINGQDLKMDCKEYNYDKSIVDSGTTNLRLPKKVFEAAVKSIKAASSTEKFPDGFWLGEQLVCWQAGTTPWNIFPVISLYLMGEVTNQSFRITILPQQYLRPVEDVATSQDDCYKFAISQSSTGTVMGAVIMEGFYVVFDRARKRIGFAVSACHVHDEFRTAAVEGPFMTPDMDDCGYNIPQTDESTLMTIAYVMAAICALFMLPLCLMVCQWRCLRCLRQQHGDLADDISLLK, translated from the exons ATGGCCCCAGCACTGCCCTGGCTCCTGCTGTGGATGGGCTCGGGACTGCTGCCTGCCCACTGCACCCAGCCTGGCATCCGGCTGCCCCTGCGAAGCGGGCTGGGGGCGCCCCCCCTGGGGCTGCGGCTGCCCCGGGAGACCGTGGAGGAGCCGGAGGAGCCCGGCCGGAGGGGCAGCTTTGTGGAGATGGTGGACAACCTGAGGGGCAAGTCCGGTCAGGGCTACTACGTGGAGATGACCGTGGGCAGCCCCCCGCAGACG CTCAACATCCTGGTGGACACAGGCAGCAGTAACTTCGCAGTgggggctgccccccaccccttcctacATCGCTACTACCAGAGGCAGCT GTCCAGCACATACCGGGACCTCCGGAAGGGCGTCTATGTGCCCTACACCCAGGGCAAGTGGGAGGGGGAGCTGGGCACCGACCTGGTGAGCATCCCCCATGGCCCCAACGTCACTGTGCGCGCCAACATCGCTGCCATCACTGAATCAGACAAGTTCTTCATCAATGGCTCCAACTGGGAGGGCATCCTGGGGCTGGCCTATGCTGAGATCGCCAGG CCCGATGACTCCCTGGAGCCATTCTTTGACTCCCTGGTAAAGCAGACCCACGTTCCCAACCTCTTCTCCCTGCAGCTCTGTGGTGCTGGGTTCCCCCTCAACCAGTCGGAAGTGCTGGCCTCAGTTGGAGGGAGCATG ATCATCGGAGGTATCGACCACTCACTGTACACGGGCAGCCTCTGGTACACACCCATCCGGCGGGAGTGGTACTACGAGGTCATCATTGTGCGGGTGGAGATCAACGGGCAGGACCTGAAAATGGACTGCAAGGAG TACAACTACGACAAGAGCATCGTGGACAGTGGCACCACCAATCTTCGTTTGCCCAAGAAAGTGTTTGAAGCTGCTGTCAAATCCATCAAGGCAGCCTCCTCG ACGGAGAAGTTTCCGGACGGGTTCTGGCTGGGGGAGCAGCTGGTATGCTGGCAGGCAGGCACCACCCCTTGGAACATTTTCCCGGTCATCTCCCTCTACCTAATGGGCGAGGTCACCAATCAGTCCTTCCGCATCACCATCCTTCCACAG CAATACCTGCGGCCAGTGGAAGACGTGGCCACGTCCCAAGACGACTGCTACAAGTTCGCCATCTCACAGTCCTCCACGGGCACCGTGATGGGAGCTGTGATCATGGAGGGCTTCTACGTCGTCTTTGATCGGGCCCGAAAACGAATTGGCTTTGCCGTCAGTGCCTGTCATG TGCATGATGAGTTCAGGACGGCAGCAGTGGAAGGCCCGTTCATGACCCCGGACATGGACGACTGTGGCTACAACATCCCACAGACAGACGAGTCGACCCTCATGACCATAGCCTACGTCATGGCGGCCATCTGCGCCCTCTTCATGCTGCCGCTCTGCCTCATGGTGTGCCAGTGGCGCTGCCTGCGCTGCCTGCGCCAGCAGCACGGGGACTTGGCCGACGACATCTCCCTGCTCAAGTGA
- the BACE1 gene encoding beta-secretase 1 isoform X4 yields the protein MWDAPEIRPLPPLHRSSTYRDLRKGVYVPYTQGKWEGELGTDLVSIPHGPNVTVRANIAAITESDKFFINGSNWEGILGLAYAEIARPDDSLEPFFDSLVKQTHVPNLFSLQLCGAGFPLNQSEVLASVGGSMIIGGIDHSLYTGSLWYTPIRREWYYEVIIVRVEINGQDLKMDCKEYNYDKSIVDSGTTNLRLPKKVFEAAVKSIKAASSTEKFPDGFWLGEQLVCWQAGTTPWNIFPVISLYLMGEVTNQSFRITILPQQYLRPVEDVATSQDDCYKFAISQSSTGTVMGAVIMEGFYVVFDRARKRIGFAVSACHVHDEFRTAAVEGPFMTPDMDDCGYNIPQTDESTLMTIAYVMAAICALFMLPLCLMVCQWRCLRCLRQQHGDLADDISLLK from the exons ATGTGGGATGCCCCTGAGATAAG acctctgcctcctctccacAGGTCCAGCACATACCGGGACCTCCGGAAGGGCGTCTATGTGCCCTACACCCAGGGCAAGTGGGAGGGGGAGCTGGGCACCGACCTGGTGAGCATCCCCCATGGCCCCAACGTCACTGTGCGCGCCAACATCGCTGCCATCACTGAATCAGACAAGTTCTTCATCAATGGCTCCAACTGGGAGGGCATCCTGGGGCTGGCCTATGCTGAGATCGCCAGG CCCGATGACTCCCTGGAGCCATTCTTTGACTCCCTGGTAAAGCAGACCCACGTTCCCAACCTCTTCTCCCTGCAGCTCTGTGGTGCTGGGTTCCCCCTCAACCAGTCGGAAGTGCTGGCCTCAGTTGGAGGGAGCATG ATCATCGGAGGTATCGACCACTCACTGTACACGGGCAGCCTCTGGTACACACCCATCCGGCGGGAGTGGTACTACGAGGTCATCATTGTGCGGGTGGAGATCAACGGGCAGGACCTGAAAATGGACTGCAAGGAG TACAACTACGACAAGAGCATCGTGGACAGTGGCACCACCAATCTTCGTTTGCCCAAGAAAGTGTTTGAAGCTGCTGTCAAATCCATCAAGGCAGCCTCCTCG ACGGAGAAGTTTCCGGACGGGTTCTGGCTGGGGGAGCAGCTGGTATGCTGGCAGGCAGGCACCACCCCTTGGAACATTTTCCCGGTCATCTCCCTCTACCTAATGGGCGAGGTCACCAATCAGTCCTTCCGCATCACCATCCTTCCACAG CAATACCTGCGGCCAGTGGAAGACGTGGCCACGTCCCAAGACGACTGCTACAAGTTCGCCATCTCACAGTCCTCCACGGGCACCGTGATGGGAGCTGTGATCATGGAGGGCTTCTACGTCGTCTTTGATCGGGCCCGAAAACGAATTGGCTTTGCCGTCAGTGCCTGTCATG TGCATGATGAGTTCAGGACGGCAGCAGTGGAAGGCCCGTTCATGACCCCGGACATGGACGACTGTGGCTACAACATCCCACAGACAGACGAGTCGACCCTCATGACCATAGCCTACGTCATGGCGGCCATCTGCGCCCTCTTCATGCTGCCGCTCTGCCTCATGGTGTGCCAGTGGCGCTGCCTGCGCTGCCTGCGCCAGCAGCACGGGGACTTGGCCGACGACATCTCCCTGCTCAAGTGA